The Psychrilyobacter piezotolerans genomic interval CAAGGAAGTTTTTAATTTCCTTAAGGATACTCAGCAGCCTTTTGTCTTTTTTTCTCCCAATCCCGGCAATACCTTTAACAGGGACGTTTCACCTCATTTCTCTAATAATTTCAGGGCATCTTAGAAGGGAAATGAATAGCGCCTTATTAAGCCGCTTCCAAAAAAATTAAAATTAACCGCCTGTTTATGGCTATTTTAATTTAATTTGAATTGTTGAGCCTTCAATTCCTTGTTCTTTGTTTAGGGGTCAGCCTATCCATAAATACTCCCATTATATTATCATTCAACATCACATTTTTTTATCATCGCACAAATCCAGCAGATACTTTTCCTCTGCTGTCTTTTTAGTTTATTATAAATTCAAATAAGAATCTGCACTAATCTTGTAAGTAAAGTAATAACATTGTATACTTTAGAAGTGTTAAAAGCTTTCTAATTTAAGTGTTAGAGTTGTATTTTTAGAAAGTGATACAGAAGATTTTTGAGATAGAGAAAATTATAAAAAATTATTCATTTGTTGATAGAAATAAAAGATTATGAGTCTCTATTTTTTTTTTATTAAAGTCAATTAAATAAATAAAGAAGATTAAAGTATCAATAAAAGGAGCGTGCTATGAAAAAAATTGAAGTAGTTGCAGCGGTATTAAAATATAAAGATAAATATTTTTGCGCTCAAAGAAAAAATAAAGGTCCTCTAGCTATGAAATGGGAATTCCCTGGAGGAAAAATTGAAAAAGGAGAGACCAAAGAAGACGCTCTTATTAGAGAGTTAAAAGAAGAGCTTCTATTGGATATTACTATAGATAATTTTATTATGACTATTGAACATCAATATGAAACATTCCATCTAACAATGCATGCTTATCTTTGTCATGGAGATACAAACGATATTAAATTAATGGAACACTTAAACAGTAAAT includes:
- a CDS encoding (deoxy)nucleoside triphosphate pyrophosphohydrolase, which encodes MKKIEVVAAVLKYKDKYFCAQRKNKGPLAMKWEFPGGKIEKGETKEDALIRELKEELLLDITIDNFIMTIEHQYETFHLTMHAYLCHGDTNDIKLMEHLNSKWLDKNNLKNLDWAEADIPIVKKLIGE